The Fervidibacillus albus genome contains a region encoding:
- a CDS encoding iron-sulfur cluster assembly accessory protein produces MQVKINRNAAKIMNKMLQDEESEGKMLRVIITEVHGDHAHYALQFDHPTDHDEIVKTDKGIDILLDKRDAEYLDGVWIQFFYVPEEGFVITNPKKGFTGHHHH; encoded by the coding sequence ATGCAAGTAAAAATTAATCGAAACGCAGCAAAAATCATGAATAAAATGTTACAGGATGAGGAATCGGAAGGAAAAATGCTCCGTGTGATCATCACTGAAGTTCACGGAGATCACGCCCACTATGCACTACAGTTTGATCATCCGACCGACCATGACGAAATTGTAAAAACGGATAAAGGAATCGACATTCTTTTAGATAAACGGGACGCAGAATACCTCGATGGTGTTTGGATTCAATTCTTTTACGTTCCTGAAGAAGGATTCGTTATCACCAATCCGAAAAAAGGGTTTACAGGTCATCACCATCATTAA
- a CDS encoding DUF11 domain-containing protein, translating into MAFMNRFSIITCGEMTFTGNTLGLSQLINTNEAGTSGSIGAFTTTNNLLQVPTFPAGTTLSYLLNSSSAQLVIPSESTVLYAELIWGGNFLTRDQDITLLLDSPVTLTDPNSTSTLISPDPLTSNNSTFSFGNPPVERGFYMRSNDVTSIVQAAGPGTYTVSGVPGLVDPLVASTVNTNHAGWTLAVVYENSSMPTRSMNLYVGSNGIVINPSNPTIDIDVTGFMTPASGDVDARLLISAQEGDANIGGDQVLFGPDALSLTPLSGPNNPVGNFFGSQINDITGNLDTTGTFGNRNQDPFTQTNIVAGRQGWDITNVSGMNYLPNNQSTATFRFTSSGDAYMPNALGVQIDVGDALPDIVKSVDKTLVTKGDVLTFTITITNNGVVPADHVIFYDEIPDGCKFFPDSLYIDGVHFPGVNPQYGVSLPDIPVGDTVTISFKVIVTRKDCFVRNIAKVEYSCGKISYSNPVISTVCRKCQKTRIYC; encoded by the coding sequence ATGGCGTTTATGAATCGATTTTCCATCATTACTTGTGGAGAAATGACGTTCACGGGAAACACACTCGGTTTAAGTCAGCTAATTAATACAAATGAAGCAGGAACAAGTGGTAGCATCGGAGCTTTCACAACAACGAATAACTTACTTCAAGTTCCCACCTTTCCAGCAGGAACGACTTTGAGCTATTTATTGAATAGTTCCAGTGCCCAACTCGTTATTCCAAGTGAAAGTACGGTTTTATATGCAGAACTCATATGGGGTGGAAATTTTCTTACAAGGGATCAGGACATTACACTATTACTAGATTCTCCAGTCACTTTAACCGATCCAAATTCAACAAGTACTTTAATAAGCCCGGATCCTTTGACAAGTAATAATTCTACCTTTTCCTTTGGCAATCCACCTGTTGAACGGGGATTTTACATGCGTTCAAATGATGTGACATCAATCGTTCAAGCAGCCGGACCTGGTACGTATACCGTCTCGGGCGTTCCGGGATTAGTCGACCCTCTTGTTGCATCAACCGTTAACACGAACCACGCCGGTTGGACGTTGGCTGTTGTGTATGAAAACAGCTCTATGCCAACCCGATCCATGAATTTATACGTAGGTTCTAATGGGATCGTGATTAACCCGTCGAATCCTACAATTGATATTGATGTTACCGGCTTTATGACTCCGGCTTCAGGGGATGTGGATGCACGCCTGTTAATTTCTGCGCAAGAAGGAGATGCGAATATCGGAGGTGACCAAGTATTATTTGGTCCGGATGCCTTATCACTCACTCCGCTTTCCGGTCCAAATAATCCGGTTGGGAATTTTTTCGGTTCACAAATTAATGATATTACCGGGAATTTAGACACAACGGGAACGTTCGGTAATCGGAATCAAGATCCATTTACACAAACAAATATCGTTGCTGGTCGACAAGGCTGGGATATTACAAATGTAAGCGGAATGAATTATTTACCAAACAATCAATCAACCGCCACTTTCCGATTTACTTCATCAGGTGACGCCTACATGCCGAATGCACTAGGTGTACAAATCGATGTAGGAGACGCTCTACCTGATATTGTAAAATCGGTCGATAAAACGCTAGTGACGAAGGGGGACGTACTTACCTTTACCATTACGATAACGAATAATGGAGTCGTTCCAGCAGATCACGTCATTTTTTATGATGAAATCCCAGACGGATGCAAATTTTTCCCCGATAGTCTTTATATCGATGGTGTTCATTTTCCAGGTGTAAATCCCCAATATGGTGTTTCATTACCTGATATTCCGGTAGGAGATACGGTTACGATTTCTTTTAAAGTGATTGTTACAAGAAAGGATTGTTTTGTTCGAAACATCGCGAAAGTGGAATATAGCTGCGGAAAAATTTCGTATAGTAATCCAGTAATCTCAACGGTATGTAGAAAATGTCAGAAAACCCGGATTTATTGTTAA
- a CDS encoding S-Ena type endospore appendage: protein MNKRKYCHHCKPIHPSHCCYECDSRPNPPHETKCEIVKNEICGNIEQPCDGNWVEYWSALDVSSPLSGSLVVFNGCGCTMNIRGRVNGRLVPLLTVTQWGQSKSVTVDGIETIEIQCIPNGKKETCSGRFCLTVQYPVLCEVERYD from the coding sequence ATGAATAAGAGGAAATATTGTCATCATTGTAAACCAATTCATCCTTCCCATTGTTGTTATGAATGTGATTCTCGACCGAATCCACCTCATGAGACGAAATGTGAGATCGTCAAAAATGAAATTTGTGGAAACATCGAACAACCGTGTGATGGAAACTGGGTTGAATATTGGAGTGCCTTAGATGTTTCTTCTCCATTAAGCGGTTCTTTAGTTGTTTTCAACGGTTGTGGTTGTACAATGAATATTCGAGGGAGGGTAAATGGTAGACTCGTTCCATTATTAACGGTCACCCAATGGGGTCAATCGAAATCGGTGACGGTAGACGGCATTGAAACAATCGAAATTCAATGCATCCCGAACGGAAAAAAGGAAACGTGTTCTGGCCGCTTTTGTTTAACGGTTCAATATCCCGTTTTATGTGAAGTGGAAAGATATGATTGA
- a CDS encoding S-Ena type endospore appendage, translating into MCNSSSFCCPVTCSSDFLPKKQLIGIKRCTPFQSLGDGTTVTTIYTSATTPTQELPSGIISVVNTSIDCTMEVTVSEDGTALPSYTVTPQSSITIDVTRLSSVTVVCTGTDPSAYYSGSFEANLQYTAYQS; encoded by the coding sequence ATGTGTAATTCAAGTTCATTTTGTTGTCCAGTAACTTGTTCCAGTGATTTTTTGCCGAAAAAACAATTAATTGGAATTAAACGATGCACTCCGTTCCAATCGCTTGGTGATGGAACGACTGTAACTACTATATATACTAGCGCTACCACTCCCACTCAAGAATTACCGAGTGGAATTATTTCCGTTGTGAATACGTCTATCGATTGTACAATGGAGGTTACTGTTTCAGAGGATGGGACGGCACTTCCTAGCTATACGGTTACTCCCCAATCTTCCATCACCATCGACGTTACTCGGTTATCTTCTGTAACGGTTGTTTGTACAGGAACTGATCCGTCCGCCTATTATTCGGGCTCTTTTGAAGCAAATTTACAATACACTGCATATCAGTCATAA
- a CDS encoding MFS transporter: MHIESEQNVEAAQQLPIQRNRTIIVANQFISSLAESILYVAIMWYVYEVTSSALSSAFVVTLFILSDVFLGPFVGVFVDRLNPKTGMHIGYAIMTTIGVLLSLVYIFSIDYFLVFLYLAIIIHNVGGTVMGSSKNKLLPHIVGYNQVVRTNGFISSSGQVASLLGNTVSGYLFSIIGFIGVVLMHSGAYLVASLLLFLIVTSFGQKALEKNEEKQTKKASFSTELKEGFLALKKSKPLLKTVILFSVVNMTTLAGSLIVVLIKDHYNGSSAQYGLVNALSLLAGTLMGLMIGKITKFVKTNVLFISALFLAGIAYFGAGITTNFYIGAFFLMFFAASNVVVGVMYNSMLILFVEEKVRARVTTMYGAIMGIFIPPFTILGGLLADQVGIAPLFIGSGIWLILWSFFPMIDKDMKGLKRLDISENR; encoded by the coding sequence ATGCACATTGAATCGGAACAAAATGTAGAGGCTGCACAACAACTTCCCATTCAACGAAATCGTACCATTATCGTGGCTAATCAATTTATTTCTTCTTTAGCGGAGAGTATTTTGTATGTGGCCATTATGTGGTATGTGTATGAAGTCACAAGTTCTGCATTATCATCGGCATTTGTTGTTACTTTATTTATTTTATCGGACGTGTTCTTAGGCCCATTCGTCGGTGTGTTTGTCGACCGACTGAATCCGAAAACCGGAATGCATATAGGCTATGCGATTATGACGACCATTGGTGTATTATTAAGCCTTGTATACATATTTTCTATCGATTATTTCCTCGTTTTTCTTTATTTAGCGATTATTATACATAATGTAGGGGGAACAGTTATGGGGTCGTCGAAAAATAAACTTTTACCCCATATCGTTGGCTATAACCAAGTTGTTCGGACGAACGGTTTTATTTCTTCTTCTGGACAAGTCGCTAGTTTATTAGGGAACACGGTCAGTGGATACTTATTTTCAATCATCGGTTTTATCGGTGTCGTTTTAATGCATTCGGGAGCATATCTCGTTGCTAGTCTCCTACTTTTTCTCATTGTCACATCCTTTGGACAAAAGGCGCTGGAAAAAAATGAAGAGAAACAAACAAAGAAGGCAAGTTTTTCCACAGAGTTAAAGGAAGGATTCCTAGCATTGAAAAAAAGTAAACCGTTATTAAAAACGGTCATTTTATTTTCGGTCGTGAATATGACGACGTTAGCAGGTTCATTGATTGTTGTTTTAATAAAGGACCATTATAATGGAAGTTCTGCCCAATACGGACTCGTCAATGCGCTCTCTCTTCTTGCGGGAACCTTGATGGGATTAATGATCGGAAAAATCACGAAATTTGTAAAAACGAACGTGTTATTCATTTCCGCTCTATTTCTGGCGGGGATTGCCTACTTTGGTGCGGGTATAACGACAAATTTTTATATCGGAGCATTCTTTTTAATGTTTTTTGCCGCTTCCAATGTGGTCGTCGGTGTCATGTATAACTCGATGTTAATTTTGTTTGTCGAAGAAAAAGTAAGGGCAAGGGTAACGACGATGTACGGTGCCATTATGGGGATTTTTATTCCGCCTTTTACGATTTTAGGAGGATTATTAGCTGATCAGGTCGGGATTGCACCCTTATTTATCGGATCAGGCATTTGGCTTATATTATGGAGCTTCTTCCCAATGATCGATAAGGATATGAAAGGTTTGAAGCGTTTGGATATCTCAGAAAATCGTTAA
- a CDS encoding PTS sugar transporter subunit IIA, producing the protein MIGLVIATHGKMSDGLVDAAELIIGSTDNIETLNLNQGDNVQDLNKQMLEAIQKVDQQDGVIVFTDLFGASPYNQATLAVHSLPKEQREKIFIITGINLPMLLEAINQRMVGTSLQNAVSAILDSAKESVVVNQLEEENTNEEDEF; encoded by the coding sequence ATGATAGGATTAGTCATTGCCACTCATGGGAAAATGAGTGATGGGCTTGTTGATGCCGCAGAATTGATTATTGGTAGTACGGACAATATTGAAACATTAAATTTAAATCAAGGTGATAATGTTCAAGATTTAAATAAACAAATGTTGGAAGCGATTCAAAAAGTTGATCAACAGGATGGCGTTATCGTTTTCACCGATCTTTTTGGAGCTAGTCCCTATAATCAAGCAACATTAGCTGTTCACTCATTACCGAAAGAACAACGAGAAAAAATATTTATTATTACAGGTATTAATCTACCAATGTTACTTGAGGCAATAAATCAAAGAATGGTCGGAACTTCTTTACAAAATGCCGTATCTGCTATTTTGGATAGTGCAAAAGAAAGCGTTGTAGTGAATCAGCTAGAAGAAGAAAATACAAATGAAGAAGATGAATTCTGA
- a CDS encoding PTS system mannose/fructose/N-acetylgalactosamine-transporter subunit IIB yields the protein MGFVNLARVDERLIHGQVMITLSKRDGVNSIFVVDDVVAKDKFMKDLYKSAGSRTGQKTIVMTQDKCKYYWDEYKFKDYSCILIAKTVDVMYELVKHGVPMKELNIGGIAQKDPEKDILVTKSVYLNKEDAQKLKDLKENYGVEDIYFQATPSSSKTSLNDVLKKFDL from the coding sequence ATGGGATTCGTTAATTTAGCCCGTGTAGATGAACGTTTAATTCATGGACAAGTAATGATTACTTTATCTAAACGTGATGGTGTTAACTCGATATTCGTTGTCGATGATGTTGTTGCAAAGGACAAGTTTATGAAAGATCTATATAAGAGTGCTGGGAGTCGTACAGGTCAGAAAACGATTGTGATGACACAAGACAAATGTAAGTACTATTGGGATGAATACAAATTCAAAGATTACAGCTGTATTTTAATTGCTAAAACAGTCGATGTCATGTATGAACTTGTTAAGCATGGAGTTCCGATGAAAGAATTAAATATTGGCGGAATTGCCCAAAAGGATCCGGAAAAGGATATACTCGTTACAAAATCCGTCTACTTAAATAAAGAAGATGCTCAAAAGTTAAAAGATTTAAAGGAAAACTATGGGGTTGAAGATATTTATTTTCAAGCAACACCTTCATCTTCGAAAACAAGCCTAAACGACGTATTAAAAAAATTTGATTTATAA
- a CDS encoding PTS system mannose/fructose/sorbose family transporter subunit IID, with the protein MMTEIKNNVAFDSRKQPEEITKRDVTKTYLRWHFANEIPHSFERYLAPSLLWAMRPILRKLYKDDDALRAAYERQLLFFNTQLTWGGGIITGLMASMEQERAREEYNGEEIKMTDDLMYNTKAGLMGALAGIGDSIDSGTIQYIFIAIAIPWAQNGSSLGALFPFIFFATYQVLIGLFFARQGFTTGRNATTLMQSAGIQNVIELLSILGLFMMGILAGNYVKVSSSLEFSISGRPFNVQETLDSILPGVLPLTVVLGIYWYYTKKGLKVTQALLWLTLILAVLAAIGIL; encoded by the coding sequence ATGATGACGGAAATTAAAAACAATGTTGCATTCGATTCAAGAAAACAGCCGGAAGAAATAACAAAAAGGGATGTAACCAAAACCTACTTAAGATGGCATTTTGCTAATGAAATCCCTCATTCCTTCGAACGGTATTTGGCACCATCTTTGTTGTGGGCGATGAGACCAATCCTTAGAAAATTATATAAAGATGATGACGCTTTACGAGCAGCATATGAAAGACAATTATTATTCTTTAACACCCAATTGACATGGGGTGGAGGAATTATAACAGGATTAATGGCTTCGATGGAACAAGAACGTGCACGTGAAGAGTATAACGGTGAAGAAATAAAAATGACGGACGATTTAATGTATAATACAAAAGCTGGATTGATGGGTGCTCTAGCCGGTATAGGTGACTCCATTGACTCTGGTACGATTCAATATATTTTTATTGCTATCGCTATTCCGTGGGCCCAAAACGGTAGTTCTTTAGGAGCGCTTTTTCCATTTATTTTCTTTGCCACATATCAAGTATTAATTGGTTTGTTTTTTGCGCGTCAAGGTTTTACGACAGGTCGTAATGCAACGACTCTAATGCAAAGCGCAGGCATACAAAATGTTATTGAATTACTTTCCATTTTAGGATTGTTTATGATGGGAATATTAGCTGGGAATTATGTAAAAGTTTCATCAAGTTTAGAGTTCTCGATTTCAGGGCGTCCATTTAATGTGCAAGAAACTTTAGACTCTATATTACCAGGTGTATTACCCCTTACTGTTGTATTAGGAATTTATTGGTACTATACTAAAAAAGGATTAAAAGTAACCCAAGCATTATTATGGTTAACTTTAATTCTAGCAGTTTTAGCAGCAATCGGTATTTTATAA
- a CDS encoding PTS mannose/fructose/sorbose/N-acetylgalactosamine transporter subunit IIC, with the protein METLSLWQSLIIALWVAAVMSRSLLGGATLTLRFSPLMTGLIVGIVMGDVPGAMVITAAIQLIYMGVFSPGGTMPSEPSIAAAIAVPVALLGDLEPGAAIAVAVPVGLLGSYLYQFRFFINTFIGKWTDKAVEKLDDGGIFRTVILYPTLASFLLFVPLVFIALYWGAPVIADVIEMLEGTVALHILDVVGGGLAAIGIATTIYVIGRREYIIFFLLAFFMSVIFADLNITMVTYAILGTLIAAMFVLVKSNNKGVTTGSTNADFDDDDDF; encoded by the coding sequence TTGGAAACATTATCTTTATGGCAAAGTTTAATAATTGCGCTTTGGGTGGCGGCGGTAATGTCCCGTTCGTTATTGGGGGGTGCAACGTTAACACTCCGATTTTCTCCTTTAATGACAGGACTTATTGTAGGAATTGTAATGGGAGATGTGCCGGGAGCAATGGTTATCACGGCGGCAATTCAATTGATATACATGGGCGTGTTTTCTCCAGGTGGAACGATGCCTTCAGAACCATCTATTGCAGCAGCCATTGCAGTGCCTGTTGCTTTATTAGGTGACCTTGAACCTGGAGCAGCCATTGCAGTTGCCGTTCCCGTTGGTTTATTAGGTTCATATTTGTATCAGTTCCGTTTCTTTATTAACACATTCATTGGGAAATGGACAGATAAGGCTGTTGAAAAATTAGATGATGGTGGAATCTTTCGTACCGTAATCCTTTATCCCACTTTAGCTTCCTTCTTGTTGTTTGTTCCGCTCGTTTTTATTGCATTATATTGGGGGGCACCTGTAATTGCAGATGTAATCGAAATGTTGGAAGGAACAGTTGCACTTCATATTCTTGATGTTGTTGGAGGTGGATTGGCAGCAATCGGTATTGCAACAACTATTTATGTAATTGGACGTCGAGAGTATATTATTTTCTTCTTATTGGCATTTTTTATGAGTGTGATATTTGCAGATTTAAATATAACTATGGTTACGTACGCTATCTTAGGAACATTGATTGCAGCCATGTTTGTTTTAGTAAAATCTAACAATAAAGGTGTAACTACAGGATCTACGAATGCAGATTTTGATGATGATGATGACTTTTAA
- a CDS encoding iron-containing alcohol dehydrogenase family protein, translating to MIQNLKVKTGPQYYQYGEGAIDNIPTILKEYNPRKIMIVHGTISWEKAKPFFNKLFGLDKEIVFEKYHGECSYNEGHRIANIIREKQIDFVIGVGGGKLADLVYYACHLTSTPFGVVPTLASNCAAWAPLSVMYKDNGLAEGKTEHFNHQAAFFITDPTLVIDSPINYFIAGIADTLAKWYESDLILSQNQFKAEPFPQMARFAAKMCKEIILSESLKAIEDMKDGTISAEFYHVSEIIFGVSGLVGGFGDKYARNTVAHAMHDAISKYLPEVHRYLHGEKVAYGIFYQLAIEGKWSIIDELIPFYEKLNLPKSLTEMGVFPMQDEQLMDIIQFVNSKEKVHLLPLEINENVLMEALINLEKYINK from the coding sequence ATGATTCAAAATTTAAAAGTAAAAACAGGACCTCAATATTACCAATATGGTGAAGGTGCGATAGACAATATACCAACTATTCTCAAAGAATATAATCCGAGAAAGATCATGATTGTCCATGGCACGATTTCATGGGAAAAAGCAAAACCATTTTTCAATAAATTGTTTGGACTGGATAAAGAAATTGTTTTTGAAAAGTATCATGGAGAATGTAGTTATAATGAAGGCCACAGAATTGCAAATATCATTCGTGAAAAACAGATTGATTTTGTAATTGGGGTCGGAGGTGGTAAATTAGCTGATCTCGTTTATTATGCCTGCCATTTAACAAGTACTCCTTTTGGTGTGGTTCCTACGTTGGCCAGTAATTGCGCTGCTTGGGCCCCCCTTTCAGTAATGTATAAAGATAATGGACTGGCAGAGGGGAAGACGGAACATTTTAATCACCAAGCAGCCTTTTTTATTACTGACCCAACGCTTGTCATAGATTCGCCTATTAACTATTTTATTGCTGGTATTGCCGATACGCTAGCAAAATGGTACGAATCTGATCTCATTTTATCACAAAACCAATTTAAAGCCGAACCTTTCCCGCAAATGGCAAGGTTTGCTGCAAAAATGTGTAAAGAAATTATTTTAAGTGAATCATTAAAGGCAATCGAAGATATGAAAGACGGAACGATTTCTGCTGAATTTTATCATGTTTCGGAAATTATTTTCGGAGTATCTGGTTTGGTTGGTGGGTTTGGCGATAAATACGCTCGTAATACTGTTGCACATGCAATGCATGATGCGATATCAAAATATTTACCTGAAGTGCATAGGTATCTCCACGGTGAAAAGGTTGCATACGGTATTTTCTATCAACTAGCAATTGAAGGGAAGTGGTCTATAATCGATGAATTGATTCCTTTTTATGAAAAATTGAACTTACCTAAATCGTTAACTGAAATGGGCGTATTTCCTATGCAGGATGAACAATTAATGGATATCATTCAATTTGTCAATAGCAAAGAAAAAGTTCATCTACTCCCTCTAGAAATAAATGAAAACGTTTTAATGGAAGCGCTGATCAATTTAGAAAAATACATTAATAAATAA
- a CDS encoding D-isomer specific 2-hydroxyacid dehydrogenase family protein, whose translation MDRKNKIAIVNSSSFGTIFPEHLERLHKLGEVEKFTLDSELDGKTLAEKLYGFNMIIASITPFYTKEFFEHKDELKLITRHGIGYNNIDLEAAKKHHTIVSIVPPLVERDAVAENNITNLLNVMRQTSKAYQAVLQDKWEERAKFVGNILSGKTAGVIGVGNIGSRVAELLNYGFRCEVLGYDPYKTSEELEAFGAKKVELEELLQRSDVICICASLNEFNYHMLSEKEFNMMKRNVYLSNTARGALIDESALVSALDNGKVAGFATDVLEVEPGRSNHPYVQFSNVIMTPHTSAYTMECLEGMGNKCVTDCEKVAKGILPDRSIQTESKYLI comes from the coding sequence ATGGATAGGAAAAATAAAATTGCGATAGTAAATTCGAGTAGTTTTGGAACAATATTTCCCGAACATTTAGAAAGACTTCACAAATTAGGGGAAGTGGAAAAATTTACTTTAGATAGTGAACTCGATGGAAAAACTCTGGCAGAGAAATTGTACGGTTTTAACATGATTATTGCAAGTATCACACCTTTTTATACAAAAGAATTTTTTGAACATAAAGATGAATTGAAATTAATTACTAGACATGGCATAGGTTATAACAACATAGATCTTGAAGCCGCAAAAAAGCATCATACAATCGTATCAATCGTTCCACCATTGGTTGAACGTGATGCTGTTGCTGAAAACAATATTACTAACTTATTGAATGTGATGCGTCAAACAAGCAAAGCTTATCAAGCTGTTTTACAAGATAAATGGGAAGAAAGAGCAAAGTTTGTTGGAAATATTTTAAGTGGAAAGACAGCAGGTGTGATAGGTGTAGGAAATATTGGAAGTCGGGTTGCAGAATTACTAAATTACGGATTCCGTTGCGAAGTTTTAGGGTATGACCCGTATAAGACATCGGAGGAACTTGAGGCGTTTGGTGCAAAAAAAGTTGAGTTAGAAGAACTGTTGCAAAGATCAGATGTCATTTGTATATGTGCTAGCTTAAACGAATTTAATTATCATATGTTGTCTGAAAAAGAATTTAATATGATGAAGAGGAATGTTTATTTGTCAAATACTGCTAGAGGAGCATTAATTGATGAAAGCGCTTTAGTAAGCGCTTTAGATAACGGGAAAGTAGCAGGATTTGCAACAGATGTATTAGAAGTAGAGCCTGGACGTTCTAATCACCCTTACGTACAATTCAGTAACGTCATTATGACTCCACATACATCAGCATACACAATGGAATGTTTAGAAGGAATGGGGAATAAATGTGTGACTGATTGTGAAAAAGTTGCAAAAGGGATCTTACCAGACCGTTCGATACAAACGGAAAGCAAATATTTAATATAG
- the gnd gene encoding phosphogluconate dehydrogenase (NAD(+)-dependent, decarboxylating) — protein sequence MKKIGIIGLGKMGMNLGLNLMEKNVEVVGYDNSEKTREEAVVKSLTVKNSIDELLSDLDNQKVVLLSTPAGEITNELVKTLTEKLKPGDIIIDSGNSYYKDSVKNFELTNEKGIEFLDCGTSGGMEGARYGACLMIGGKKETFNQVEEIFEKLACDQGYLYTGKPGSGHYLKMIHNGIEYGMMQAIGEGFDILNASEYEYDFEKVASVWNHGSVIRSWLIELVGNSFRDDPKLEKIRGVIDASGEGKWTVEEALDLCVPVPVIANSLFVRNQSKVNDSFSAKVVATMRNQFGGHAVVKK from the coding sequence ATGAAAAAAATTGGGATTATTGGTTTAGGAAAAATGGGTATGAATTTAGGGTTAAACTTAATGGAAAAAAATGTAGAAGTCGTAGGTTATGATAATTCTGAAAAAACTAGAGAAGAAGCTGTTGTGAAAAGTTTAACTGTAAAAAATTCGATCGATGAATTATTGAGCGATTTGGACAATCAAAAGGTTGTTCTTCTAAGCACTCCAGCAGGGGAAATTACAAACGAATTAGTGAAAACCCTTACAGAAAAATTAAAACCAGGAGATATCATAATAGATTCAGGAAACTCTTACTATAAAGATAGCGTGAAAAACTTTGAACTTACTAATGAAAAAGGTATAGAGTTTTTGGACTGCGGAACCTCAGGTGGAATGGAGGGCGCTCGGTATGGAGCTTGTTTAATGATTGGGGGGAAAAAAGAAACATTTAATCAAGTGGAAGAAATTTTTGAAAAATTAGCTTGCGATCAAGGGTATTTATATACTGGGAAACCAGGAAGTGGCCATTATTTAAAAATGATTCATAATGGAATTGAGTACGGTATGATGCAAGCCATTGGTGAAGGATTTGACATATTGAATGCAAGTGAATATGAATATGATTTTGAAAAAGTAGCCTCAGTTTGGAATCACGGATCGGTTATTCGTTCATGGTTAATAGAATTGGTAGGTAATAGTTTTCGGGATGATCCAAAATTAGAAAAAATTCGTGGCGTTATTGATGCAAGTGGAGAAGGAAAATGGACTGTTGAAGAGGCTTTGGATTTATGTGTACCTGTTCCCGTTATAGCAAATTCGTTGTTTGTTCGAAATCAATCGAAAGTTAACGATAGTTTTTCTGCCAAAGTTGTTGCAACGATGAGAAATCAATTTGGAGGACATGCGGTAGTAAAAAAATAA
- a CDS encoding MurR/RpiR family transcriptional regulator has protein sequence MAFNYLNKLLRPHFKGLSDKEKVIAEHFISLGNDVVNKTISELAKEINVSESTIFKFVKKIGFNGFQDFKISVASNFRTNEERKKELVVFADINKSDSAYTIAQKIVNSNKELMDDLLHSLNEQKLNEALNLIYPAKNISFFGEGASSVVALDSFHKFLRTKYHCNYVADYHMQLSYASKLGPDDCVFLFSHSGETINTIEIAKILRKNQAKIITLTGNQHSDLVNLSDISFVVYSEESAFRSETLTARILYLTIIDILYVAVMYHDEDKNKQSLENIRKALSITKTGR, from the coding sequence ATGGCTTTTAATTATTTAAATAAATTACTTCGTCCTCACTTCAAGGGATTGTCAGATAAAGAAAAGGTAATAGCTGAGCATTTTATTTCCTTAGGAAACGATGTAGTAAATAAAACCATATCTGAGTTAGCAAAAGAAATAAATGTTTCTGAATCGACTATTTTTAAATTTGTTAAAAAAATTGGTTTTAACGGTTTTCAAGATTTTAAAATTTCCGTCGCTTCAAATTTTCGTACAAATGAAGAACGGAAGAAAGAATTAGTTGTTTTTGCTGATATAAACAAATCAGATTCTGCATATACCATTGCACAAAAAATTGTGAATTCTAACAAAGAATTAATGGATGATTTGCTTCATTCCTTAAACGAACAAAAATTAAATGAAGCCTTGAATTTAATTTATCCTGCAAAAAACATTTCATTTTTTGGTGAAGGTGCTTCTTCCGTAGTTGCTCTTGATTCTTTTCATAAATTTTTACGAACTAAATATCATTGCAATTATGTCGCAGATTATCATATGCAACTAAGTTATGCATCCAAATTAGGACCGGATGACTGTGTGTTTTTATTTTCACATTCAGGAGAGACCATTAATACGATTGAAATAGCGAAAATATTACGTAAAAATCAAGCGAAAATTATTACGCTAACAGGGAATCAACATTCTGATTTAGTAAATCTATCGGATATATCGTTTGTCGTATATTCTGAGGAATCGGCTTTTCGTTCGGAAACTTTAACTGCACGCATTCTTTACTTAACTATTATTGATATTTTATATGTAGCTGTCATGTATCACGATGAAGATAAAAATAAGCAATCACTTGAAAATATAAGAAAAGCTCTTTCCATTACAAAAACAGGGAGATGA